A part of Desulfofundulus salinus genomic DNA contains:
- the rpoZ gene encoding DNA-directed RNA polymerase subunit omega, translated as MNQPSLDELMKKVDSRYTLVVVVAKRARMLTDRGEEEGDSPTVKPVTRALHEIVRGQIRYRRTKHGVK; from the coding sequence ATGAATCAACCATCTCTAGACGAATTAATGAAAAAAGTTGATAGCCGTTACACGCTGGTCGTGGTGGTGGCGAAAAGAGCCAGAATGCTGACGGATAGAGGCGAAGAAGAGGGAGATAGCCCGACAGTCAAGCCGGTTACCCGGGCATTACACGAAATTGTCCGGGGTCAGATCCGTTACCGCCGGACCAAACATGGCGTAAAGTAG
- the gmk gene encoding guanylate kinase: MRSEGILMVLSGPSGAGKGTVCRALLEKEPGIHLSISATTRKPRAGEVDGVNYFFVSREKFQQMIDAGELLEWAEVYGNYYGTPLKTVEDALARGEDVLLEIDVQGGLQVKKKFHSAVLVFLLPPSRAALAERLTGRGTDSIEEIQRRLHWANTELQFLFRYDYVVINRHVEEAVATLQSILVAEKCRPQRIKMDESWGNLMDFKENSW; the protein is encoded by the coding sequence ATGAGATCAGAGGGCATATTGATGGTACTGTCCGGTCCCTCCGGGGCCGGTAAGGGAACCGTTTGCCGTGCTTTGCTGGAAAAAGAACCGGGGATTCACCTTTCCATTTCCGCCACGACCAGAAAACCCCGGGCTGGGGAAGTGGACGGGGTTAATTACTTTTTTGTCTCCCGGGAAAAGTTCCAGCAAATGATCGATGCCGGGGAATTGCTGGAGTGGGCGGAGGTCTACGGCAACTATTACGGTACACCGCTAAAAACGGTAGAGGATGCCCTGGCCAGGGGTGAGGATGTGCTCCTGGAGATTGATGTTCAGGGGGGCCTGCAGGTTAAAAAGAAGTTTCACTCAGCAGTACTGGTTTTTCTCCTACCCCCTTCCCGGGCTGCGTTGGCCGAGCGCCTTACCGGTCGCGGTACTGATTCCATCGAAGAGATTCAAAGACGGTTGCACTGGGCAAACACGGAATTGCAGTTCCTTTTCCGTTACGATTATGTGGTGATTAACCGGCATGTTGAGGAAGCTGTAGCTACCCTACAATCAATTCTTGTGGCCGAAAAATGCCGTCCTCAGCGCATAAAAATGGATGAAAGCTGGGGTAATTTAATGGATTTTAAAGAGAATTCCTGGTGA
- the remA gene encoding extracellular matrix/biofilm regulator RemA, which produces MEIRLINIGFGNIVSANRIVAIVSPESAPIKRIINEARDQGKLVDATYGRRTRAVIITDSDHVILSAVQPETVAHRLVNKESTPAQSEERSDE; this is translated from the coding sequence ATGGAGATTAGATTGATTAATATCGGCTTTGGCAATATTGTTTCGGCAAACCGCATTGTGGCTATTGTCAGCCCCGAATCGGCACCTATCAAGCGCATTATTAACGAGGCCCGTGATCAGGGCAAGCTAGTGGATGCCACCTACGGGCGGCGTACCCGGGCAGTGATTATTACCGATAGCGATCATGTAATTCTCTCCGCCGTACAGCCGGAAACGGTTGCCCATCGTCTGGTAAACAAGGAGAGCACTCCTGCTCAGTCGGAAGAGCGATCGGATGAATAA
- a CDS encoding YicC/YloC family endoribonuclease, with amino-acid sequence MLKSMTGFGRGESCGQGKKFTVELKSVNHRFCEVVLRLPRNMVSLEDRARRLIQSRIFRGRIDGYFSVEECGEQSPVVKVDKALAKSYYKAMEELKAILGLTDPVTIQHLINLPGLLVVDEPVEDDDAWWPLVSGALEQALDGLVQMRLAEGSQLKADLTRRLERVAELNEQIKARAPQVVAEYHNRLTHRLQEWLRDTPLDQARLATEVAVFAERSSIAEEVVRLASHIAQFREFLNEGGSVGRKLDFLIQEMNREINTIASKAPDLEISRVVVEVKSELEKMREQVQNIE; translated from the coding sequence TTGCTTAAGAGCATGACGGGCTTTGGCCGGGGTGAATCATGCGGGCAGGGCAAAAAATTTACGGTGGAACTTAAATCTGTGAATCACCGCTTTTGTGAAGTTGTCCTGCGCCTGCCCCGGAATATGGTTTCCCTGGAGGATCGAGCCAGGAGGCTGATTCAGTCCCGCATCTTCCGCGGGCGGATTGACGGTTACTTTTCCGTGGAGGAATGCGGTGAGCAAAGTCCAGTTGTAAAAGTTGACAAAGCCCTGGCTAAATCGTATTATAAGGCAATGGAGGAATTAAAGGCCATCCTGGGATTAACAGATCCCGTCACCATACAGCATCTGATTAATCTACCGGGACTGCTGGTGGTGGACGAACCTGTCGAAGATGATGATGCGTGGTGGCCCCTGGTTTCCGGGGCCCTGGAACAGGCGCTGGATGGTTTGGTGCAAATGCGCCTTGCCGAGGGCAGCCAGCTCAAGGCGGATTTGACCCGTCGCCTGGAACGGGTTGCAGAACTGAACGAGCAAATCAAGGCCAGGGCACCGCAGGTGGTCGCGGAATACCACAACCGCCTGACCCATAGACTGCAGGAGTGGCTGCGCGATACACCGCTGGATCAAGCCCGTCTGGCTACGGAGGTGGCCGTTTTTGCCGAACGTTCCAGTATTGCCGAGGAAGTGGTGCGCCTGGCCAGTCATATAGCCCAGTTCCGGGAATTTCTGAACGAGGGTGGCTCCGTGGGCCGCAAGCTGGACTTCTTGATTCAGGAGATGAACCGGGAGATCAACACCATTGCCTCTAAAGCACCTGACCTTGAGATCAGCCGGGTGGTGGTGGAGGTAAAAAGCGAACTGGAGAAGATGCGAGAACAGGTGCAGAATATCGAATAA
- a CDS encoding pyridoxal phosphate-dependent aminotransferase, which yields MKLADRVKNISPSPTLAIDARAKKMIAAGEKVINFGAGEPDFDTPEHIKEAAMAAIRKGMTKYTPVGGTMELKEAIVQKLKADNGLEYTPEQIVVSAGAKHSLYNAMMVLLQPGDEVILPAPYWVTYLEQIKLAGAVPVIVQTRQENGFKLTAEELLSVVSPRTKMVIINSPGNPTGAVYTKEELVELGKVIEDHGLVVISDEIYEKLIYDGCEHVSIASLSPALKEQTVVINGMSKAYAMTGWRIGYAAAPTEVARAMVDLQSHSTSNPTSIAQAASVAALTGTQEPLKEMVAEFRQRRDYMLQRLNAIPGISCNTPSGAFYVFPSMARYIGRQYKGRQINGASDLAGLLLDEVKVAVVPGVAFGDDRCFRLSYATSMENIVEGLNRIEQFFFQID from the coding sequence GTGAAACTTGCCGACAGGGTCAAAAACATCAGTCCTTCACCCACCCTGGCCATCGATGCCCGGGCCAAGAAAATGATTGCTGCCGGAGAAAAGGTTATTAATTTTGGTGCGGGGGAACCGGACTTCGATACTCCGGAGCATATAAAAGAAGCGGCCATGGCTGCCATCCGCAAGGGTATGACCAAGTATACTCCCGTAGGCGGTACCATGGAGCTAAAAGAAGCCATCGTGCAAAAATTGAAGGCGGACAACGGACTGGAGTATACGCCGGAGCAAATTGTGGTTTCCGCCGGAGCCAAGCATTCCCTCTACAACGCCATGATGGTGCTCCTTCAGCCGGGGGATGAGGTTATCTTGCCGGCACCCTACTGGGTCACCTACCTGGAGCAGATCAAGCTGGCCGGTGCGGTGCCGGTAATCGTCCAGACGCGCCAGGAAAACGGGTTCAAATTGACGGCCGAGGAACTGCTGTCGGTAGTTAGCCCGCGCACTAAGATGGTGATTATAAACTCTCCCGGCAACCCCACCGGGGCAGTATACACTAAGGAAGAATTGGTGGAGTTGGGAAAGGTAATTGAAGACCACGGGCTGGTGGTTATTTCCGATGAAATCTACGAAAAACTGATCTATGACGGTTGCGAACACGTGAGCATAGCTTCCTTAAGCCCGGCTTTAAAGGAGCAAACGGTGGTCATTAACGGAATGTCCAAGGCCTATGCCATGACGGGCTGGCGCATTGGCTATGCTGCCGCCCCCACGGAGGTGGCCAGGGCCATGGTTGATTTGCAAAGTCACTCCACCTCCAATCCCACCTCCATTGCCCAGGCGGCCAGTGTGGCTGCCCTAACCGGCACCCAGGAGCCCCTGAAGGAAATGGTGGCGGAATTCCGGCAGCGGCGTGATTACATGCTCCAGCGGTTGAACGCTATACCGGGAATTTCCTGTAACACCCCGAGCGGCGCCTTTTATGTTTTTCCTTCTATGGCCAGGTATATTGGTCGCCAGTATAAAGGGAGGCAGATTAACGGAGCCAGCGATCTGGCCGGCCTTCTTTTGGATGAGGTCAAGGTGGCGGTGGTTCCCGGGGTGGCTTTTGGCGATGACCGCTGTTTCCGCCTTTCCTACGCCACCTCCATGGAAAACATTGTGGAAGGACTCAACCGCATTGAACAGTTTTTCTTCCAAATTGATTAA
- a CDS encoding LL-diaminopimelate aminotransferase — protein MRFEQAQRIKNLPPYLFARIERLIEEKKAAGVDIISLGIGDPDQPTPDYIIEELIKEARNPANHQYPSSIGMLSYRQTVANWYAGRFGVQLDPKTEVVTLIGSKEGIAHISWCYLNPGDTVLVPDPGYPVYAGGAILAGAEPYYMPLKADRGYLPDLAAIPTEVARRAKMMFINYPNNPTGAVASKSFFAEVVAFAREFDVLVCHDAAYSEVAFDGYRPPSFLQVPGAKEVGIEFSSVSKPFNMTGWRIGWAAGCAEVIEALGRLKSNLDSGQFQAIQYAAMAGLNGPREVIDRVNALYRERRDILVDGLNSLGWKLEKPKATFYVWAPVPAGHTSESFTELVLEKAGVVITPGTGYGANGAGYFRMSLTVDTARLKEAVERIKKNLGPVRF, from the coding sequence TTGCGGTTCGAACAGGCGCAACGCATAAAAAATTTACCCCCCTATCTCTTTGCCCGTATTGAGCGGTTGATAGAGGAAAAAAAGGCTGCCGGGGTGGACATTATCAGCTTGGGGATCGGCGATCCGGACCAGCCCACTCCGGACTACATTATCGAGGAACTGATTAAGGAAGCCCGCAACCCGGCCAACCACCAGTACCCTTCTTCCATAGGTATGCTCAGCTATCGCCAGACAGTGGCCAACTGGTATGCCGGTCGTTTCGGAGTACAGCTGGATCCCAAAACCGAAGTGGTCACCCTTATTGGTTCCAAGGAAGGCATCGCCCATATTTCCTGGTGCTATCTCAACCCCGGGGACACGGTGCTGGTACCAGACCCGGGTTATCCTGTTTATGCAGGGGGAGCCATCCTGGCCGGGGCGGAGCCCTACTATATGCCCTTAAAGGCCGATCGGGGATACCTTCCCGATCTGGCTGCCATCCCTACAGAAGTGGCCAGGCGGGCTAAAATGATGTTTATCAATTATCCCAACAACCCCACGGGGGCGGTGGCCAGTAAGTCTTTCTTTGCCGAAGTGGTGGCCTTTGCTCGGGAGTTTGACGTCCTGGTCTGTCACGATGCGGCCTATTCGGAAGTGGCCTTTGATGGTTACCGGCCGCCAAGCTTTTTGCAAGTCCCCGGCGCCAAGGAGGTAGGTATTGAGTTTAGCTCCGTTTCCAAGCCCTTTAATATGACCGGCTGGCGGATTGGCTGGGCCGCAGGCTGCGCGGAAGTCATCGAGGCCCTGGGCCGCCTGAAGTCAAATCTGGATTCCGGACAATTTCAGGCCATCCAGTATGCTGCTATGGCGGGATTAAACGGGCCGCGGGAGGTTATTGACCGGGTTAACGCCCTTTACCGCGAACGCCGGGACATCCTGGTGGACGGCTTGAACTCCCTGGGCTGGAAACTGGAAAAACCAAAGGCCACCTTTTATGTCTGGGCTCCCGTTCCGGCGGGGCATACCAGCGAATCATTTACCGAGCTGGTTTTGGAAAAGGCCGGGGTTGTGATAACGCCGGGTACCGGTTACGGTGCCAATGGAGCCGGTTATTTCCGGATGTCCCTCACTGTGGATACCGCCCGTCTAAAAGAAGCAGTGGAACGCATTAAGAAAAACCTCGGGCCAGTAAGATTCTAA
- the dapF gene encoding diaminopimelate epimerase produces the protein MQFFKVHGLGNDFILVDLVKQEWPGGEDLFETARLLCHRQFGIGADGLVLLRASPRADAFMQIINADGSEAEMCGNAIRCVAKYLYERGGIKKEVMHIETRAGVMVPRLVLENGRVAAVRVDMGIPRLERQDIPMIGPPGRVINEPLVLEGQTFHITAVSMGNPHCVLFVPDVEQVDLHGLGPKLEKHPLFPRKTNVEFVQVLNRSEVRVRVWERGAGPTLACGTGACATVVAGVLNNYSDRVVKVHLPGGTLLIEWMEDDHLYMTGPAEEVFCGQISCRE, from the coding sequence TTGCAGTTCTTTAAAGTACACGGTTTGGGAAACGATTTTATCCTGGTTGATCTGGTAAAACAGGAGTGGCCGGGTGGGGAGGATTTATTTGAAACAGCCCGGCTGCTCTGTCACCGCCAGTTTGGTATTGGGGCCGACGGCCTGGTGCTCCTCCGTGCAAGCCCCAGGGCCGATGCTTTCATGCAGATCATTAACGCCGATGGCAGCGAGGCAGAAATGTGCGGCAACGCCATTCGCTGTGTGGCCAAATATCTCTACGAACGGGGCGGGATCAAAAAAGAGGTAATGCATATCGAAACCAGGGCCGGCGTGATGGTGCCCCGGCTGGTGCTGGAGAACGGGCGGGTGGCCGCGGTGCGGGTGGATATGGGCATCCCCCGTTTGGAACGGCAGGACATTCCCATGATTGGTCCTCCGGGGCGGGTGATCAATGAACCCCTGGTTCTGGAGGGGCAAACCTTCCATATAACTGCCGTCTCCATGGGCAATCCCCACTGTGTGCTTTTTGTTCCCGATGTGGAGCAGGTAGACCTGCACGGGTTGGGGCCAAAACTGGAAAAGCATCCCCTTTTCCCCCGTAAAACCAACGTGGAGTTTGTGCAGGTTTTAAACAGGAGCGAGGTAAGGGTACGGGTTTGGGAGCGGGGTGCGGGGCCTACCCTGGCCTGCGGTACCGGGGCCTGTGCCACGGTGGTGGCCGGTGTGCTGAACAATTACTCGGACCGTGTGGTCAAGGTTCACTTACCCGGGGGAACCCTGCTCATTGAATGGATGGAAGACGATCATTTATACATGACCGGCCCGGCAGAGGAGGTCTTCTGCGGCCAGATCTCCTGCCGAGAATAG
- a CDS encoding calcium-transporting P-type ATPase, PMR1-type, with protein MPEQWYSLTGEEVAAVFQSDPHRGLDEREVRERAARFGPNELARAPRVPLWRMFVEQFKDFMVLILLAATVISGFLGEFMDAATIMVIVIINAILGCIQEYRAERSMEALKELTAPEARVIRGGMEQKTSAAGLVPGDVVLLEAGDRVPADLRLLEAVNLEIEESALTGESAPVKKKVEPISGRVTPGDARNMAYLGTVVTRGRGRGIVVATGMATEMGRIAGLIQEAGSEETPLQRRLAQLGRGLVAFCLLVCALVVAVGIYRGEPAHQMFLAGVSLAVAAIPEGLPAIVTVALAIGVQRMIRRRAIIRKLPAVETLGCATVICSDKTGTLTQNEMTVRRAVVGQVPLEFTGEGYDPKGQIITSLSPRAEELQLFFKIAALCNNAVLTRSGISIGGLFRSLACRESPVWSINGDPTEGALLVMAAKGGFWREELERHEQRVMEFPFDSERKRMSVVYKQADGTLVAYVKGAPDVVLELCTHHYRQGRIVPLTPRQREEILRQNAAMASDALRVLALAWCRLGPASTGELTEAEVEQNLVFVGLAGMIDPPRPAAVMAVQRCRRAGIKVVMITGDHRLTAAAVARELGLLGRQGRILTGSELDQLDDEQLGRIVGEVAVYARVSPRHKLRIVRALKQAGHVVAMTGDGINDAPAIKEADIGIAMGITGTDVTKEASSMVLADDNFTTIVAAVEEGRGIYDNIRKFIRYLLSCNVGEVLVMFFAVLAGLPLPLLPIQILWMNLVTDGLPAMALGVDPPDPDIMYRPPRHPRESIFAHGLAWRILGSGLAIGLGTLIVFAGVYSLGYGHLDLARTMAFNTLVFSQLFFVFTCRSEHHTIWEVGLFSNPHLLAAVLCSILLQLAVTYVPYLQPAFHTVPLDAPHWLVVILVSLTPPLFNTAFRHLQLRVREKIMYIKV; from the coding sequence ATGCCGGAACAATGGTATTCCTTAACTGGCGAAGAAGTGGCAGCGGTGTTTCAGTCCGATCCGCACCGGGGCCTGGATGAGCGGGAGGTCAGGGAGAGGGCCGCCCGCTTTGGCCCCAATGAACTGGCCAGGGCACCGCGGGTGCCTTTATGGCGGATGTTCGTGGAACAGTTTAAAGATTTCATGGTTTTAATTTTGCTGGCGGCTACTGTGATCTCCGGTTTTTTGGGAGAGTTTATGGATGCTGCCACCATTATGGTCATTGTGATCATCAATGCCATCCTGGGTTGTATCCAGGAATACCGGGCCGAGCGCTCCATGGAGGCTTTAAAAGAGCTCACCGCTCCCGAGGCCCGGGTGATCCGGGGGGGGATGGAACAAAAGACCTCCGCCGCAGGACTGGTACCCGGGGATGTGGTTTTACTGGAGGCGGGAGATCGGGTGCCGGCCGACCTGCGGCTATTGGAGGCGGTAAACCTGGAAATAGAGGAGTCTGCCCTTACCGGTGAGTCCGCCCCCGTTAAAAAGAAGGTAGAGCCCATTTCGGGCAGGGTTACCCCTGGAGATGCCCGTAACATGGCCTACCTGGGGACAGTGGTAACCCGCGGCCGGGGGAGGGGGATAGTGGTGGCCACGGGAATGGCCACCGAGATGGGCCGCATTGCCGGGTTAATTCAAGAGGCGGGGAGTGAAGAGACTCCCCTGCAGCGCCGCCTGGCCCAGTTGGGACGGGGACTGGTGGCTTTTTGCCTGCTGGTTTGTGCCCTGGTGGTGGCGGTGGGCATTTACCGCGGTGAGCCGGCCCACCAGATGTTCCTGGCCGGAGTGAGTTTGGCCGTGGCAGCCATTCCCGAGGGGCTGCCCGCCATTGTTACCGTCGCCCTGGCCATTGGGGTGCAGCGCATGATCCGGCGTCGGGCTATCATTCGCAAGTTGCCGGCGGTAGAGACTCTGGGTTGCGCCACGGTGATCTGTTCCGACAAAACCGGTACCCTGACTCAAAATGAAATGACGGTGCGTCGGGCCGTGGTGGGCCAGGTTCCCCTGGAGTTTACTGGAGAAGGGTATGATCCCAAGGGGCAAATCATTACCTCGCTGTCCCCCCGTGCCGAGGAGCTCCAGTTATTTTTCAAGATTGCCGCCCTGTGCAATAATGCGGTGCTTACCCGCAGCGGGATTTCCATAGGAGGATTGTTTCGCAGTTTGGCCTGCCGGGAATCCCCCGTCTGGTCCATCAACGGCGATCCCACCGAAGGGGCGTTGCTGGTCATGGCGGCCAAGGGGGGCTTCTGGCGGGAAGAACTGGAACGCCACGAGCAAAGGGTCATGGAGTTCCCCTTTGATTCCGAACGCAAGCGCATGTCCGTGGTGTACAAGCAAGCTGATGGCACCCTGGTTGCCTATGTCAAAGGGGCGCCCGATGTTGTGCTCGAGCTCTGTACCCATCATTACCGCCAGGGCCGCATAGTTCCTTTAACACCCCGCCAGCGGGAAGAAATTTTACGGCAGAATGCCGCCATGGCTTCCGACGCCCTGCGGGTCCTGGCCCTGGCCTGGTGCAGGCTGGGGCCAGCATCCACAGGGGAGTTGACGGAAGCGGAGGTAGAACAAAATCTCGTTTTTGTGGGCCTGGCGGGGATGATCGACCCGCCCCGGCCGGCGGCAGTGATGGCCGTGCAACGCTGCCGCCGGGCGGGAATCAAGGTGGTGATGATTACCGGCGATCACCGCCTGACTGCTGCGGCCGTGGCCAGGGAGCTGGGTCTTTTGGGAAGGCAGGGGCGCATTTTAACCGGAAGCGAACTGGACCAGCTGGACGATGAGCAATTAGGGCGGATTGTGGGGGAAGTGGCGGTATACGCCCGGGTGTCGCCCCGGCACAAACTTCGCATTGTACGGGCACTGAAGCAGGCCGGCCATGTGGTGGCTATGACCGGAGACGGGATCAATGATGCCCCGGCAATTAAGGAAGCGGATATCGGTATTGCCATGGGCATAACCGGGACGGACGTAACCAAAGAGGCTTCCTCCATGGTTTTGGCCGACGATAATTTTACCACCATTGTGGCCGCCGTGGAGGAGGGGCGAGGTATCTATGATAATATTCGCAAATTTATCCGTTACCTGCTTTCCTGCAATGTGGGGGAAGTGCTGGTCATGTTTTTTGCCGTGCTGGCCGGACTGCCTTTACCCCTTTTGCCCATTCAGATATTATGGATGAACCTGGTTACCGACGGGTTGCCGGCCATGGCCCTGGGGGTAGATCCGCCCGATCCCGACATCATGTACAGGCCGCCCCGGCACCCCCGGGAGAGTATTTTTGCCCACGGCCTGGCCTGGCGTATCCTGGGCAGCGGCCTGGCTATCGGCCTGGGTACATTGATCGTTTTTGCCGGCGTTTATTCCCTGGGTTACGGCCACCTGGATCTGGCCCGGACCATGGCCTTTAACACCCTGGTTTTTTCCCAGCTGTTTTTTGTCTTTACCTGTCGTTCGGAACATCATACCATCTGGGAAGTGGGGTTGTTCTCTAATCCCCACCTGCTGGCGGCAGTACTCTGTTCCATACTTTTACAACTGGCGGTTACTTATGTACCCTATTTGCAGCCGGCATTTCATACCGTACCCCTGGATGCTCCGCACTGGCTGGTTGTTATTCTGGTCTCCCTGACCCCGCCCCTGTTTAATACCGCCTTCAGGCACCTGCAGTTGCGGGTCAGGGAAAAAATAATGTATATTAAAGTCTAG
- a CDS encoding Rqc2 family fibronectin-binding protein produces the protein MPFDGLVMAAVRKELENELLDGRIDRIYQPSPLEIHLLIHRPGTRARLLLSAHPENARVHLTGRVRENPPSPPVFCMVLRKHLEGGRIREIHQRGLDRVLVFQVQSYNDLGEPCLKELICEIMGRHSNIILVNPDTKQIIDAIKRYTYAVSRHREVLPGREYIPPPEQHKLNPLELKEEEFRQALLEAPLETPVAAILQRILDGISQVMAREILCRAGLAQDLILDHCGEYEIVVLWQAIQQMAGAIARGEFQPSLVLDEQGRPREFAAFDLTHFHPLTRRQGSMNALVDLFYTAREEDQAYQSKKQSLLTVVRREMGRLSQKLSLQEESLAKAERAEEYRIFGELLTANLYRLEKGLSEVTLENFYDPEKKMVTIPLDPRLSPVQNAQAYFKKYTKAKQTREETGNRIEQTQRELEYLKGVETAITQATTVLELVEIREELEEQGYLKPASREKKREPEKPRPLVFTSSDGFTILVGRNNKQNDYLTLRLAKGEDVWLHTKDIPGSHVLIRTGGRTVPETTLAEAASLAVYFSRARESQNVPVDYTLCRNVHKPRGARPGYVIYTGQRTLIVNPNQELVKRLKA, from the coding sequence ATGCCTTTTGATGGACTGGTAATGGCAGCGGTACGCAAAGAGTTGGAAAACGAACTGCTCGATGGACGCATTGACAGAATCTACCAACCTTCTCCCCTGGAGATACATTTGCTCATCCACCGCCCGGGCACCCGGGCCCGCCTGCTGCTTTCCGCTCATCCGGAAAACGCCCGGGTACACTTAACCGGGCGGGTAAGGGAAAACCCCCCATCCCCACCGGTATTTTGCATGGTCCTGCGTAAGCACCTGGAGGGAGGCCGCATCCGGGAAATCCACCAGCGGGGGCTGGACCGGGTACTGGTTTTCCAGGTTCAGAGCTATAACGACCTGGGAGAACCCTGCCTCAAGGAACTGATATGTGAAATCATGGGGCGGCACAGCAACATTATTCTGGTTAACCCCGATACAAAGCAAATTATTGACGCCATCAAGCGCTATACCTACGCCGTCAGCCGCCACCGGGAGGTTTTGCCCGGGCGGGAATATATACCCCCACCGGAACAGCACAAACTAAATCCCCTTGAACTGAAAGAAGAGGAATTCCGCCAGGCGTTGCTAGAAGCTCCCCTGGAAACCCCAGTAGCCGCTATCTTGCAGCGCATCCTGGATGGGATTAGCCAGGTGATGGCCCGGGAGATCCTTTGCCGGGCCGGACTGGCTCAAGATCTTATTTTGGACCATTGCGGGGAATATGAAATAGTGGTTTTGTGGCAGGCAATTCAACAAATGGCCGGCGCCATTGCCCGGGGAGAATTCCAACCTTCCCTGGTGCTGGACGAACAGGGCAGGCCCAGGGAATTTGCCGCCTTTGATCTAACCCATTTTCACCCTTTAACCCGCCGGCAGGGCAGCATGAATGCTTTAGTCGATCTCTTTTATACGGCCAGGGAAGAAGACCAGGCTTATCAAAGTAAAAAACAATCCCTGCTTACCGTGGTGCGGCGGGAGATGGGTCGCCTATCCCAAAAGCTTTCCCTGCAGGAGGAAAGCCTGGCCAAAGCCGAACGGGCAGAAGAATATAGAATCTTTGGGGAACTGCTCACGGCCAACCTGTATCGCCTGGAAAAAGGTCTTAGCGAGGTTACCCTGGAAAATTTCTACGACCCGGAAAAAAAGATGGTAACCATTCCGCTCGATCCCCGGTTGAGCCCGGTGCAAAATGCCCAGGCCTACTTTAAAAAATATACCAAGGCCAAACAAACCAGGGAGGAAACCGGAAACCGGATAGAGCAAACCCAAAGAGAGCTGGAATATTTAAAGGGCGTAGAAACGGCCATTACCCAGGCCACAACCGTACTAGAACTGGTGGAAATCAGGGAAGAACTGGAGGAGCAAGGCTACTTGAAGCCGGCAAGCAGGGAAAAGAAAAGGGAACCGGAAAAACCCCGGCCCCTTGTTTTTACTTCCAGCGATGGTTTTACCATTTTAGTGGGAAGGAACAACAAGCAAAACGACTACCTCACCCTGCGCCTGGCCAAAGGCGAAGATGTCTGGCTGCACACCAAGGACATCCCCGGTTCCCACGTGCTCATTCGCACCGGCGGACGGACAGTACCGGAAACCACCCTGGCCGAAGCTGCCTCCCTGGCCGTTTATTTCAGCCGGGCCAGGGAATCGCAAAACGTGCCGGTGGACTATACCCTGTGCAGAAACGTACACAAACCCCGGGGAGCCCGTCCCGGCTACGTTATTTATACCGGACAGCGCACCCTCATCGTTAATCCCAATCAGGAATTGGTAAAAAGGCTCAAGGCGTAA
- the bioB gene encoding biotin synthase BioB, with product MWQEMKNRVLEGEGLTREEAFALASWPPEKLEELVDLSRQVRERFGGREVELCSIINARSGLCSEDCRFCAQSSRYRTGAKTYPLIGPEEALEKARRMEAAGARRFALVTSGRGIGQRDFERVLDIYRVLRTETRLELCASLGIIDWDKARRLREAGVTTYHHNLETGRSYFPHICTTHTFEDRVATIRAARSAELKVCSGGIIGMGETMADRMEMILELRELGVTSVPVNILNPIPGTPLAGQKPLPVEEIFRTLALFRLIMPRAVLRLCGGREPGLGEKQQKALEVAVNGLMIGSYLTTRGNEVQKDLDMIAAAGLRLAAGG from the coding sequence ATGTGGCAGGAGATGAAAAATAGGGTCCTGGAAGGAGAGGGCTTAACCCGGGAAGAAGCATTTGCCCTGGCCAGCTGGCCGCCGGAGAAGCTGGAGGAGTTGGTAGACTTGTCCCGGCAGGTACGCGAGCGCTTCGGGGGCCGGGAAGTGGAGCTCTGTTCCATCATCAATGCCCGGTCTGGTCTTTGCAGTGAAGACTGCCGTTTTTGCGCCCAATCCTCCCGCTACCGGACCGGGGCGAAAACTTATCCTTTGATTGGGCCGGAAGAGGCCCTGGAAAAGGCCCGGCGCATGGAAGCCGCCGGGGCACGACGTTTTGCCCTGGTGACCAGCGGCCGGGGCATTGGACAGCGGGATTTTGAGCGGGTGCTGGACATTTACCGGGTGCTTCGGACCGAAACCCGCCTGGAACTCTGTGCTTCCCTCGGGATCATTGATTGGGATAAGGCCCGGCGTTTAAGGGAAGCCGGGGTAACCACCTATCATCATAATTTGGAAACCGGCCGGAGTTATTTTCCCCACATCTGCACCACCCATACCTTTGAGGATAGGGTGGCTACCATCCGGGCCGCCCGGTCGGCCGAATTAAAGGTTTGTTCCGGTGGGATCATCGGAATGGGGGAAACCATGGCTGACCGGATGGAAATGATCCTGGAACTGCGGGAACTTGGGGTAACATCAGTTCCGGTAAACATTTTAAATCCCATTCCCGGCACGCCCCTGGCCGGACAAAAGCCCCTGCCGGTAGAGGAGATCTTCAGAACCCTGGCCCTTTTCCGCCTGATCATGCCCCGGGCCGTTTTGCGCCTGTGCGGGGGGCGGGAGCCCGGTTTGGGGGAAAAACAGCAAAAAGCCCTGGAGGTTGCCGTTAACGGTCTGATGATCGGCAGCTATCTCACCACCCGGGGCAATGAAGTACAAAAGGACCTGGACATGATTGCCGCCGCAGGGTTAAGGCTGGCCGCCGGGGGCTGA